gttatcagttctgaaaacagatttgacagcaacgatcctcatgacatcctaaaggcacgaagtcagattatagctttacgacaataaagtttcgaaatgtgagacaaaaagagttttgagtcaatttttcagatcctggacaactgaatcgcaatcagagtttactgacagaggttttagactcaggggaacataaggaacataacccaagcgagaaatcagagaaatcggacaattttagaaaaagctcaaaacttagagcacagaaacgacttcagaaacgcaacagaaacaacaatcagaggtaggaatcgtgttagttaccttgatacctagaagtagggacgaactgcacgaagattggtcaagttttcgcgaaaatctcctccccccttgctctccacgaatttgggccactaatggaggaaaatgaaagatattttgctttttcgcatatttataggcgggcgaaatcccgggaaaatgaaaatttcgcgattccgatttttgcagcacgttcaccaaggaattctaagagagattctggcgtcagaaatccagaactcaaaacaaatatctatgatatgggaaaaacgatatcgaaaatctcaaaagcggtgtaagttaaatctgtcccgaaaaactactttttgctgtgatcgccggacgacaaaacttccttctgaagaaagattggaaacgtcgaaacaaatctggcaacgcggacggaatcttcgttagaagtcccgaatagaaaaagtcttcatccattgctcgaaaatagggtttcgaagcaaagaaattagcgtcggcggacatccgaaaagtgaaacctatcgtgcgtacagtccagagttccgaaatgaaacgctggtcgacggaaaaataaagagaatctttaaattttccgagagttcgaaatctcactcaaaacgttgctttaagagcgaaatagcctattctggacacgctcgccctaaggcaagtgtgcagacgactcgcactaactccgaaaacaactacgcaacattcctcaagcaattcctgaactttcttcttcattaatcttcctcaaatatcaaactcctgtcacgcttacactgattctacgcgtgagtcggaaactagcttgttctgaaaatccaggtcttacattatAGCTAAGCAAACTTCTAGCGAAGACTTGGGTTGCAAGGACATCTCTCATTGAATATCATCAAGAGGTTACATCTTGATTTAGAAATTAAAACAAAAGGTAGCGACCGCTACAACATAGATAAGTGGAAtacaattccaaaaaaaaaagcctcAAGCTCAAAACAAAGCGTTGACAAGGTCACTAACAGAACTAGTCTATTCTCGAGCTAGCTCCCTGCTGTTCTCAACTTCGTCAGCGTTCAAGGTGTACACTCGTCCTGCTATTACCGGACGCCTTCCTCCTGCGGCATTCAAGGTTGCTCCCGCTTCAACCTTTGGTGCTTTGCAATCCCTTGCCACGTGTCCTGGCTTATTGCAGTTAAAGCACATTCTAGGGTCTTCCTTGCAGGCATTTTCATAGTGACCCATTTTTTcgcacttgaagcaagtcacgTCCTTCCCTTGGGCTTGGCTACCTTGACCTTCATAGGTTGTCTCATTGGGTGTGTTCTGACCCATAACTCGATTGTTGCCTCGCTGGTAGTCATAAagcttcttctgaggttgtttCCCTTTACCATGCCCCTCAAAATCTTGATGGCTTGGCCTGATTGGTCCACCCCTTCCTTGCCTACTTCCTCGCTGGTTCTTCACAGCCTCAACATCTCGGGCCTTCTCGACTAGCGCTTGGAATTTCCGAATACCCAGGGGCCTCACAGCTTCCTCAATGTTGAACCGAAGCCCCAACATAAAGCGGTTGCACAGGTAAGGTTCATCCACTTGCAGCTGGAAGAATCGGAAATTCTTTGATAACGCCTCCATCTTGGCGGCATATTCTCCGACAGATATGCTCCCTTGGTGGAGCTTCAGAAATTGTGTTTCCTTATCTTCTCTTGTAGTCTCTAGGAAATACTTGTCGAGGAATGCCCTCTTGAAAGAAGTCCAGGTAATCTCCACATTGCCCGCTTCAAAAATCAGTCTGGCGCTCCTccaccaatactcagcatcCCCCAGCAGCATGTACGTAGCTAGCTGATAACTCCTAGGCAAGTGTACCTATTCGTtaagtagtaataaattattgaaCTCAAGGATTGCGGTCGTCTAAATCAATTTAGCCTATTAAATGACTAAAAAGACTAAGTAAAAAGGTTTTGGGGGTAAATAATTGTTGTTGAAACGAACTTAGTTGAAAGTTGCAGAATTCAGTGAAAAGCAAGTACGCAGTATTGAAAACAATCAAAAGGGGAAGTACCTGGGGTAGGATTTCATCAATTtcacttatgttcttaatagactAATTAACTCATGAATTATCTAACTTATTTATGGTGCTTGCCTTAGTttctatgtaacaccccgatttcggtggcgtcactttagtaaccaaaagaaacttaagGCGGAAAAACatggattatttttttttttgataatataaacaagactaaaatcaataaacgcaaatgcgagagatagcagaactaatacacaatatatattacagcccccgctgtaagtagtaaaccacgtcacgagtaaaactccagtgacgggaagtaagaaaaggtaacgcccgtaggcaaaagtacaaaccaaaagaaaggtcaagtgtcagcaacacaagcccttaaaaataagaataagtcagagctaggacactaacacccaaccttagtagactctaaacacccataccctatacttccatcatcgaccctcatctggtcatgcattcagtccgggtccacgtcgaaggctcagtagtagtcatttcgctccgggtcttccccgtacgacgaagcatcacgaaacaatccgtcaacggcatctgacaaaaagggcatacatagccccccaaacacaggtagcacgtgcaagggtcaacttacggaatatagtataaagaatacaagacaacaagtaaagtataaggggtatatatatatatgttgtatatatacgtatgaGTTATGCactgtctaccctaaggtttaaacatagcatgttatcaaatctctaatacaattcaatcatcaaagcacataacgatgtttatcaacatcaaatcatcaaaacacataacgatgtttatcaacatcaaatcatcagaatctcaacgaatatagttagagtgcatgatatgtcaatgcaacgtcaatttcaacggttccggaagaagtaggctgggcacgatcgagtcggtcctaacactggcattgtgtcgaccataaccctcgggtgtcacttacaaccttgacatagccggatcagtcctaaccctgcgggtcgacttttccctccgccatgcccgacaatcaacaggtcgatcctaacctcacggtcgatcatatcccccgtcgatgtccgaattacccgaaggtataaacagtacccgaaggcataaactgtacccgaaggcataaagaTATaatgtacccgaaggtatatagatatactgtacccgaaggtatatactgtacccgaaggcatatactgtacccgaaggcatatactgtacccgaaggcatatactgtatctcctgatgatctccaaatcatccgactcatctccatccgatggtcaaaactgctcaacgagcaagagtatcaacatactcggaaactatcaattttcCGGACTTATCctccggatagcccaacaacacatagctgctccaacagcacaagagtatcaacatactcaaaacttatcaaactccatcaacacttggatccgacgacacttctcgttttccaaaactaagatttgcatccgaagcttcctctcgagtttattatccttatgtgaagatttagaggttgtttaatgtcttatgagttttctttacaaaatagtatccttttagtcttatcgcaaatcctatcagttctcgggatctcctaatccccaaatgacaccagagaatgtctcgatccataaaacaccataacaagtcccgaatctcattcgtcctatcaaactttccccaaaactctcaaaataaaatcggcatgacctgcccgctattctcactattcagaaactcagatttcattgctaaagcataaataactcagcaccatcaatcaacatgtcatatatcaacataataagcaataaccacatagcacttagcatataaggcatgcaccacacatcctagattacccacatagcacatagcatgtaagtcaatctccaaaaacattcagtagatgaatcatctacattgtcagccgaagcctcagaaaacttttcccagtcaatcacaaacaagtgcataaacaataaatcaagtcgaattcgtcgacacctaaagcattagctagtaaggtaagttgcccttaccttagccaatttctttcCTAAACTGCAACTTCAATCCAATCACATCTTTGTTTTCCACGTCGGCTCGCTTCCTTTTATTCTTTAGCTTCGCCGCAAGGCGCTTTCGTCCTTCGTACCCTTCACAAGTTCATATactaaaccttagcctctaaGGTCACATCTAAAGTTCCAAAACAAGTTTAGCTAATCATTCTAACTCACTTAGGTGAATGcatatgctttatgtttcaaggactaaagtccaaagaGAAGATATTTGCAAGTTAAAGAACGGTCCTTCAAAAGCCCATTAGGAAAACAACCCCTCAATTTTTAAGTAATTCAACCCTAGTCCCTTGACAAACACATAATCACGCAAAGGTCCTCATCTAAgagtaagttctttttcaaccctcaatctttaataaatttatcaaacaaacccCAAGACTTTTAAAACTCAAGTTTAACCCAAAACTCTTCAACCTCTTGTGTCTTAAGTCCAAAGTTTTCCCACAATAAACTTTTAGTCCTCAAacttaacttaggattttcattaaagaaaaaaaacaagttCAGAAGTAATTTTCCAAACCCAAAGCACGTACCATAGTCTCGGCCACACCTACATAACCATGTACAAATTTTCCTTTTTCGCCAAATCTATTTCAAAGCTATTTTTAGCACTTAAAACAACTAATTAAGGCTTAAAACAAAATCCTTAAAACCCCAAAACCACTTAACtcaaagaaaacaaattttTAGAAAACTTAATACATTAACATGAAACTCTACTCAACCACAACAACCTTTGTAAAGAGATTAGTAAAACATACTACgttagaaatatatattttcttcagCCAATTAGCAGTAGAAAGAGtttcaaatatattttatattaaagtaGACTCTTGGGGCTTTCTAAAAAGTGGTCATATACCTAAAACGGATAAAAGATGAGAGAGTTATGCAATTTTCAAGTTGGAGAACCGAAACAGGAAATTGTCCCCTGCAGGTTCTGTTAGTGACGGAAAAACAGAGCTTTGTGACGGAAAAACTGATGTTTGTGACGGAATTCATAACAGAACGTGGTTTTGAAATTTCCAACATGTTCTCAGCACCATATCACTATCTCAAACACCAGATAAATTTTGAAATCAAATATACAGACATACTAATCAAGAAATTAAGGCTTTTACcaaggaaaatgagaagatgatggtgaaggagcttaaaTCCTTATTTCATGAAATGATCAAATCTTGTTCTAAGAATTTTGAAGCATGTAAATGAAGTTTATCAATCAGAGataggaaggaaaaaggttttACCACATGAGGAAGTAAAGTGGCATGGTGATGGTGTCTCCTTGTCATGATATGGATGATGAAGCTTGAACAATACCATATGATGAATGGGGCTGTACGTGTTCCTTGTGGTGCTGGCCTCCTCGTGGTGGCCTCTTGGCTGGACACAACAGCCATGGTGAGGAGGAGgggcggtggtgatggtgagGTGCTGCCATGGAGAGGAAGAAAACGTGAAGGTGGTGGCTCATGTGGTGCGTGTGGGTGCTGCTCCTTTTGAGGCCATAgagaggagaaggagaagaatggACGGTGGTGGTTTGTCTTTgattgaaggagaaagaagaacATGATATATGGTGATGAAGTTGGCatggaagaaatgaagaaaaaggaATGGGTGTGTCGAGTATGACAGTGGATGGGGGATAAGGATggtgagatatatatatatatatatatatatagaaatagagaagaagaagaataagaaagaaagataaTTATGAACAGAAAGAaggaaaagtcagaattgagcAAGACAGTCGACGAgaatgagagaaagagagggacCGTGGTGTGCGTGTGTTTATGGGTGCTgccagaaaagaaaagaatcagAGAGGATAGGGATGTTTAGATATTTAGGAAAGATATTTGTAAACTGGTATAAATTGATTTATACACTTAAGAATTTAGCTcacaaagttaagagaaaaatatctaatggatatataactatactaaaaattatgaggaactttatgaaatagtaaaatataaattatgatcactttgagcaaattaaaatgatccattaaccaagaaatgagtagatatatatcaaagatcggataaggttgaatagatatttatcagagatAGGATAAGAATGagtagatattttgtaaaccggtacagttttgtttagatatcggaggatttaactcagagttaagataaaaatataagagtgattccgatttttccggcttcattctccgtgaattctaagataggttttggcgacataaatccaaaactcaaaagaggtttcctggtattttaggtgactaacgcaaagtcggggtaaaactattttacccgataagttactttttgcagtggatgtcggaagagaaaacttccttctgaagaaagattgaaatcatcaagagaaatgggtgtacgcgtgtagaatcttcatctgaagttccgaatagaaaaagtcttcatcgtcggttgattctagggttcttgaactattagggttttagtttcggcaaacttccgatgattggaatcggacgttcgtagatcctagagtttcgcatcgaaacgattgtgatatatggaataagagaagttctaacatttctctgaagatttttggactaaattcctacagtatTCCAATGGTGGAACATAGTCTtatcctaaggttcttgtcctaggttttagcGAATCGagcgtgctataccttttatcgattctgatacaatccttagacttttcctgaactttctccttcacaaatttattccattcgataaactcttgttcaggttttcccttcacgatacgtcaaacctaatcgtaaatggaaatctcttccacttattctaagcttaaaaacttgggtcttacattctACGTGATAATCTCTTAACTACGTAGAACTTCCAATTAAACTGCTAACACTAATCTCTTAGTTCCTAGACGAATTCAATTGGAGAATTAAAACACTTAGTTAATAGCCAACACAATTAGAAGTTACCCTTATCTCTAAGGCGTAGGCGTTCCTAATCAATTCCTCACCGGATCCCTATTTTCTACCGATTTCTCAATCGCATACAAAATAGCAAAGTTAATCTTCATGCATAAAGATTCATAAATAAAGgatgagaaattcataaataaaactaGAATTCATGAGCCAAAAAGTAAATCAAAACATAAGGTCAAGAGAATCAAACCGAACATCTCAAGTACCTACagaggtttagccaagcatgactttcatgataaataatttattgAGAAAAATAAAGGTTCTTCAAAAAGCTCCAATACTAGGATTAACTCCATAGAAGAAGGCTTAAGCTGCTCCTCTCCAAAAATCTGATCACCTTCTAATATATATCCTCAATATATATGCTCTTGTTTCTTTATTTCCGTCTGTTGCTTTATTTTGATTCCGTGTTTTTTTCTCTATTCCAATTCCAATCACGTGATCCAGGGCGTGGAAAAAGTCAAAACTTATTTATAAATCTGCCACGTGTCTCCCTGCAATTGGTGGATACTTTATAAGGGTGGAATCTAGTATTAGGCAGACCACGGTCTTATCGCAGACCCTTGATAAGATTGTGACACGTGGAAGGGAATGAAGCTGCAGCCATCTGATCTCCGCACGTGCCTGGTAATTTCAGTAGACCCTCAGCGCAGTATCAGCTCTCTTTTCCTGATTTTTccagaaattaaattaaataaaaataaggtaaaataagataaaatctcaaaataaaccaactaaattctaatcaaatctataattcaaaaagtcctaattaaagataaataaaaactaacaaaataaaaataagataacgacttaaaataaacttatctaatcctaaattaaagtaaataaatcctaataataatttaacaaaatataaagctaatttaaatcctaataaaatctagaaaattaatataaaatgtaggaaaatactaaaactaaataaaaatattaaaatgcatgaaataagcctaGAGTGTCCTAAAGTGATTAAAATGTCTTAAATAAtacattaaaatgcatgcaaataaactaggaaaataaccttaaatcccgggtcatcatacccctatactcaacggcagcttgtACTCAAGCGAAAACTTAAggttgcttgtcctcaagctcAAGAAAATAGTTCAAAGTAAGATGCTAGTATACATATTTTCACAAAAGATACATGAGATGAATTCCACAAAATAATTCACGCAAAGATtcaagttttaaaaactgagtaACCTTTAGTCAGtgcaaataaaaattataaaaaaataccaAGATGCGGGGTTTCACATTTCATTCCTATTTCCCCAACCCCATATTGAGAATCCACTAATGATGACCAACAGTCTTATTTTATTATGAGTACACACATGTTCTTTCCTTTGCAATTTAGCTTTTTCCCAACCTCTCACAGTTACTACCAACTCAGGgcgaaattattttcttttatttaacaaGGTCAGAATATGATTGGGGGTATGTCCAGTGGTGCAAATACTTCCCATTCCCTTACTCACATCCTTTccctattttttcatttttagcactttaactttattttcacatgtgTGCCCCTTTTTTAACCTCACAACCAAAAAGAGTGTAGACTCAATATAAGGATTAAAAGgaaaactacatattttatGCATTATCCCCACTAACTTGGAATGTTAATAATCTTACTGCACTTTCCCAAAACTCACTCAAGTCTCTATCACTTAACTCTCCACATGTACCACAAGTTTCACTCACACTCATGCATCAAACACTTTTTATTTATAAGAACTAGCATCGAACTCGAAACAAATTTTAAGAAACCAACAAGCACCATTCAAGTACAAAAGTGTGAATATCGAGAATCCAAGACATGTGCATACAAGTGTGTGCAATCTAATTAACTAAATGCTAAATGCATgatcatgaaattaaatgagagaTAAGTGGTTCAGTAAAACTCCCTGTACTCAGATTGGGTGCAAACTTGAAAGCACCAGGACATGGTCAGTTGGGCCCTCTAACTCAGATTAATTCCTGTAAAATGACTTAATCCTTGCAAAAATGAGCACACAAATTAAAACACCACAAAATAACTCAAATAATTCATGAGAACACTAagactcaataaaaaaaatagaaactcaaactaaaaagaaaaatcttttaatttttttttaaaattttttttttataatactaAACGAAATGAGAATTAAAACtaaggaaataaaattaaaactatcacttgggttgtctcccaagaagcgCAATGTTATAGTCTTTGCTAGACTCCCCTAGACTCAGAATGTCATCCGGggtgtaacatcccgatttcggtggcgtcactttagtcactcaaaaataatataaagcggaaaagcaggtatttttttttcgttttgtttaaataaaagatTTGTCGAATTAAAGACTCATCCCAaccgcgattaacagcgattaatatacaatactattacaatcctgctgtaactaaaagcatcgtcacgagcatcctccagtgacggcaaGGTTTACAAGTTTTCATAAAGCATAATTAGTTCGAAATATTAAACAAGTGACAGAAAGGAATAGTTAGCCCCGGATGGCCGCCTCTAGACCTCTacaaccgactactccatgggattcccaactacggagaaccacacgaaagtaacgtgtcggagactaccctgtcccaaaagtacacaagacgaatcagagctatgactctaacaaccaactcaaagactctaaccacccatatcccacactactttcatcgacccttcctcgatcaggcatgaagtccgggtcctcgtcgaaagcttcagtaatagtcatttcgctccgggtctttcccgcacaacgaatcatcacgaaccggctgacggacgcctggcagcaggccaaccgcccaaacacaaacatacacacaaagccaaggcgctagggtcaactcacggaataaaatagataatacaaacaacatgtgataaagggggtatatatatatgttgtatatatacatataagtcatgtattgcctaccctaaggttgatacatagcatgtttatcaacataaaatcatcaagatatatataacgatgtttatcaacaacaaatcacaataacatccacaagtatggttaggtgcatggcgtgccagtgcaatgtcatgctcaaaagatgatccggataaaatgtcaccatctcgatggatgggacaagccaagcacctcgcttcgctaaagcacctcgcttttatgaagcagcacgctcctgtgaagcagctagctccatttggggcatctagctccgttgaagtccgatctgatatcgtccttcggaaagcagaacactttccaagaaatgtatgcatgaatgcaatatggttagccaaacaacgaatcgtcctcaccaaggcacgcgtgtctagctagagtacattgtctctacaataccctaaggtaaacaaagaagtgctaatcgcatttggtaactttactagtcacttgggctcaccgtcacgatggccaaacaaactgctcaacgagcaaaagaatgcatctggcattcagtgacttttcaagttactttgactcaccagctcgatggtcaaatgactgttcaacgaacaaggagaatgctgctcgcactcagtgacttttcaatttactcaggctcatcagctcgatggccgaaaggctgctcaatgagcaaagatggtgcactcgcacttggggactttccaatcatcccaggctcatcctttggatggctagataaaccactaaagaaacaaaaggtgctatcgcactcaaagttttcctcacacttagattgtcgacccttcccattttccaaaccattttcacatcctaagtcttttccaagaggttatcatcattatttaaaagtgttctatctttgattagtgtattattaatttcatttacaaatcaagttctgatttcgtttgtttcaaaactttataagtaaaaagatcccaataaacccaagtaattccccgggaaggtctcgattcctaaaacaataaaggctcgaaccttggttcgacctatcaaacattccctaaacaaacccgtcattgccatgacgaagataagtgtaatccacactccgaaagtcgcattaaatgcacgaatatactcagcacaatttaatcttaaacacaaatacatcaagctctattgaacgatgaaacattaatgcagtgctgcaaaacataaccctgtcatgtccactagaaagcgataagacagaaaccagtaaacggccgaagcctctcagaaaacggagacacacgtctcatataagttcactcggccgaagcctccataaaacatttttcagaacagttcatgcaatatttgtgcagaatttaacaaataagtcgaacaagtcgactctaggtcattaactaataacggtgagttgccactcacgatcacaatacattcaagtcgaatttatcgacgcctacacacaaaaatagctagtaagtaagttgccctaacctcgagttgttccagtctcgcggtgtaggtctccctcacaagcttgttcagtcaatcccaaagtttccacaatcgaacctttgagcaaacaaagcaataatgaatcaaaacaagtcgataccgtcgaaacaatcctaactaatgttcgactaagctcaagaagcttcagagtacaacatttaggcacgaaaggaagggctttccccgaatggatgagttttgactcgattcaggttttgtacaaaaacactttattcgctaaaacgtgcataacttgagctacagaactcggaatgacacgaaaccggcgccaaaatttccccaattgaaaaagctacgcaatggctcaggtcatagagacccaaaaattatttttggacacggtacccaagcaaataggtttcggccactatggaaaatagggttttcgaactttttcttcgatctaaatcaattcctaggtattcttaggcgatatctaggccagggaaactctcagaaaaattatcgggtctaaaactaacacaggggtattttggtcaatatttttagctcggaaaatcaaaaattcgaattttgaaaaactaatcggatggaaatgtcactaacgacgtttaggacaactaatcctactaacactaagctaagtcatGAGTTCTAAACCGAAAGATTGAGACTtggccccaaaatgggtatttgaggtaaaaattgattccggcggaatttcggcgacattacggaaaaactaatccgacagaagtgctcttgggcacgtagggaagatgtttagacagagaaatcaatctatttggacaattttacaaaaagctccaaactttgagctcagaaaaacatagaaaaagtcgacagatctgacgatcagaagtgagggatagtaactatacctcgatgtcttcgattagcaacgaacggtgaagcaatcgggcaagaaacggcgaaaatcaacttctcctctcctcctctcaagctctcggccactctctctcaaaggtgagaatttttttgtttttttttcattttccacctatttataggatttggaaaatgcggaaaaatgattatttcgcgattccgatttttcctactgattccaacgtattttagacacgatattcttcccgctaaatcttttaattcttcaaagaaatatcagtatgatttttggttttcgaggcttgtttttaatgcttaccggcattaaaaatgcactttatgcactttatgatattgacctcggatgcagaaacttccttctgaagaaagattgaaaacattgagagaaatgggtgtacgcgtgtggaatcttcgtttgaagcttcgaatggaaaaagtcttcatcgtccgttgatcttaggtttcttgaactatcagggattccgtttcggcaaacttccgagaattggaatttgacg
This is a stretch of genomic DNA from Lotus japonicus ecotype B-129 chromosome 1, LjGifu_v1.2. It encodes these proteins:
- the LOC130746419 gene encoding uncharacterized protein LOC130746419, with the protein product MLLGDAEYWWRSARLIFEAGNVEITWTSFKRAFLDKYFLETTREDKETQFLKLHQGSISVGEYAAKMEALSKNFRFFQLQVDEPYLCNRFMLGLRFNIEEAVRPLGIRKFQALVEKARDVEAVKNQRGSRQGRGGPIRPSHQDFEGHGKGKQPQKKLYDYQRGNNRVMGQNTPNETTYEGQGSQAQGKDVTCFKCEKMGHYENACKEDPRMCFNCNKPGHVARDCKAPKVEAGATLNAAGGRRPVIAGRVYTLNADEVENSRELARE